One part of the Eptesicus fuscus isolate TK198812 chromosome 20, DD_ASM_mEF_20220401, whole genome shotgun sequence genome encodes these proteins:
- the LOC103291819 gene encoding galectin-9 isoform X2, with protein MAPSSDLLSFVNPVVPLSRATQGGLQYGHQITVKGMFLQSCGTRFAVNFQTGFSDNDIAFHFNPRFEKGGYVVCNTKQKKWSKKEERMMINPFQMGVPFEISFLVENSGFQVKVNEKEFTKYIHRMPFHRVDTISFTGGVEVKQISIEDTRAVSVQKMISEVQCNPSPFGSPESEEQKQNPPSYWQAIAAPITQTVVHTVQSTPGQMFPNPVISPMA; from the exons ATGGCCCCCAGCAGCGACCTGCTTTCCTTCGTGAATCCG GTTGTCCCCCTCTCTAGGGCCACACAAGGGGGCCTCCAGTATGGACATCAAATCACTGTCAAAGGGATGTTTCTTCAGTCCTGTGGAACCAG GTTTGCTGTGAACTTTCAGACCGGCTTCAGTGACAATGACATTGCCTTCCACTTCAACCCTCGGTTTGAAAAGGGCGGGTATGTGGTCTGTAACACTAAGCAGAAAAAATGGTCTAAGAAGGAGGAGAGGATGATGATAAATCCCTTCCAGATGGGAGTTCCTTTTGAGATCAGCTTCCTGGTGGAGAACTCCGGTTTCCAG GTGAAGGTGAATGAAAAGGAGTTTACGAAATACATTCACCGCATGCCCTTCCACCGTGTGGACACCATCTCCTTCACTGGTGGTGTGGAAGTGAAACAGATCAGCATTGAG GACACCCGTGCAGTCTCTGTCCAGAAGATGATCTCTGAGGTGCAATGCAACCCCAGTCCCTTTGGGTCACCTGAGTCGGAAGAGCAGAAACAAAAC CCTCCAAGTTATTGGCAGGCCATCGCGGCTCCCATT ACTCAAACTGTGGTCCACACAGTGCAGAGCACCCCTGGACAGATGTTCCCT AATCCCGTAATCTCCCCAATGGCATAA
- the LOC103291819 gene encoding galectin-9B isoform X1 has translation MAPSSDLLSFVNPVVPLSRATQGGLQYGHQITVKGMFLQSCGTRFAVNFQTGFSDNDIAFHFNPRFEKGGYVVCNTKQKKWSKKEERMMINPFQMGVPFEISFLVENSGFQVKVNEKEFTKYIHRMPFHRVDTISFTGGVEVKQISIEDTRAVSVQKMISEVQCNPSPFGSPESEEQKQNPPSYWQAIAAPITQTVVHTVQSTPGQMFPVSLQVPSAHNPAPSC, from the exons ATGGCCCCCAGCAGCGACCTGCTTTCCTTCGTGAATCCG GTTGTCCCCCTCTCTAGGGCCACACAAGGGGGCCTCCAGTATGGACATCAAATCACTGTCAAAGGGATGTTTCTTCAGTCCTGTGGAACCAG GTTTGCTGTGAACTTTCAGACCGGCTTCAGTGACAATGACATTGCCTTCCACTTCAACCCTCGGTTTGAAAAGGGCGGGTATGTGGTCTGTAACACTAAGCAGAAAAAATGGTCTAAGAAGGAGGAGAGGATGATGATAAATCCCTTCCAGATGGGAGTTCCTTTTGAGATCAGCTTCCTGGTGGAGAACTCCGGTTTCCAG GTGAAGGTGAATGAAAAGGAGTTTACGAAATACATTCACCGCATGCCCTTCCACCGTGTGGACACCATCTCCTTCACTGGTGGTGTGGAAGTGAAACAGATCAGCATTGAG GACACCCGTGCAGTCTCTGTCCAGAAGATGATCTCTGAGGTGCAATGCAACCCCAGTCCCTTTGGGTCACCTGAGTCGGAAGAGCAGAAACAAAAC CCTCCAAGTTATTGGCAGGCCATCGCGGCTCCCATT ACTCAAACTGTGGTCCACACAGTGCAGAGCACCCCTGGACAGATGTTCCCTGTAAGTCTGCAAGTTCCGTCTGCGCACAACCCCGCTCCCTCCTGCTG